Proteins encoded by one window of Enterobacter pseudoroggenkampii:
- the ssuB gene encoding aliphatic sulfonates ABC transporter ATP-binding protein, whose product MNTARLNQGTPLLLNGVTKRYGENTILNGLDLHIPAGQFVAVVGRSGGGKSTLLRLLAGLEAPNGGDILAGTTPLSNIQDDTRMMFQDARLLPWKTVIDNVGLGLKGSWRDEARQALAAVGLENRADEWPAALSGGQKQRVALARALIHRPGLLLLDEPLGALDALTRIEMQDLIGSLWQAHGFTVLLVTHDVSEAVAMADRVLLIEDGKIGLDLTVDLPRPRRVGSARLGELEAEVLDRVMKRGSTELQRAKANA is encoded by the coding sequence ATGAATACTGCACGACTGAACCAGGGAACACCGTTACTGCTGAACGGCGTGACCAAACGCTACGGCGAAAACACCATTCTTAACGGGCTGGATCTGCATATTCCCGCCGGACAATTTGTGGCCGTTGTCGGGCGCAGCGGCGGCGGCAAGAGTACCCTGCTAAGGCTGCTGGCCGGACTGGAAGCCCCTAACGGCGGCGACATTCTGGCAGGAACAACGCCGCTTTCGAATATTCAGGACGATACCCGCATGATGTTTCAGGACGCGCGGCTGCTGCCGTGGAAAACGGTTATCGACAATGTCGGGCTCGGTCTTAAGGGCAGCTGGCGGGATGAAGCCCGCCAGGCGCTGGCCGCCGTTGGGCTGGAAAATCGAGCCGATGAATGGCCTGCCGCCCTCTCGGGTGGGCAGAAGCAGCGCGTGGCGCTGGCGCGGGCGTTGATTCACCGTCCTGGCCTGCTGCTGCTTGATGAACCGCTCGGCGCGCTGGACGCCCTGACGCGAATCGAAATGCAGGATTTGATTGGATCCCTGTGGCAGGCGCACGGCTTTACGGTACTGCTGGTGACGCATGACGTGAGCGAAGCCGTCGCGATGGCGGACCGGGTGCTGTTAATAGAGGACGGGAAAATAGGTCTGGATCTGACGGTGGATCTTCCGCGGCCTCGTCGCGTGGGCTCGGCAAGACTGGGGGAGCTCGAAGCTGAGGTATTAGATCGAGTGATGAAGCGCGGGAGCACGGAGTTACAGCGAGCTAAGGCTAATGCCTGA
- the ssuC gene encoding aliphatic sulfonate ABC transporter permease SsuC, producing MSATSQKWLLRAAPWFLPVGIVALWQLASSTGWLSSRILPSPEGVVEAFWSLSVSGELWQHLAISSWRAVIGFSIGGGIGLVLGLISGLSRWGERLLDTSIQMLRNVPHLALIPLVILWFGIDESAKIFLVALGTLFPIYINTWHGIRNIDRGLVEMARSYGLSGFSLFIHVILPGALPSIMVGVRFALGLMWLTLIVAETISANSGIGYLAMNAREFLQTDVVVVAIILYALLGKLADVSAQWLERSWLRWNPAYTLQEAKA from the coding sequence ATGTCTGCCACCTCACAAAAATGGCTGCTGCGCGCCGCGCCGTGGTTTTTACCCGTCGGCATTGTGGCACTCTGGCAGCTCGCGTCGTCCACCGGCTGGCTGTCGAGCCGCATTCTGCCCTCCCCGGAGGGCGTCGTAGAAGCGTTCTGGTCGCTGAGCGTGAGCGGTGAGCTGTGGCAGCATCTGGCGATCAGCTCCTGGCGCGCCGTGATTGGGTTTTCCATCGGCGGCGGCATCGGTCTGGTTCTGGGCCTGATCAGTGGCCTTTCCCGCTGGGGCGAGCGGCTGCTGGATACCTCAATTCAGATGCTGCGCAACGTGCCGCATCTGGCGCTGATCCCGCTGGTTATCCTGTGGTTTGGGATTGATGAGAGCGCCAAGATCTTCCTCGTGGCGCTGGGCACATTGTTCCCGATCTACATCAACACCTGGCACGGGATCCGCAATATCGATCGCGGTCTGGTGGAGATGGCGCGCAGCTACGGCTTATCGGGTTTTTCTCTCTTTATACACGTGATCCTGCCGGGCGCCCTGCCCTCCATTATGGTCGGGGTGCGTTTTGCGCTCGGCCTGATGTGGCTGACGCTGATTGTAGCAGAGACTATCTCGGCCAATTCAGGCATTGGTTACCTGGCGATGAACGCCCGCGAATTCCTGCAAACGGACGTGGTGGTGGTTGCCATCATTCTGTATGCCCTTCTCGGCAAACTCGCCGACGTTAGCGCCCAGTGGCTGGAGCGCAGCTGGCTGCGCTGGAATCCGGCCTACACTCTTCAGGAGGCGAAAGCATGA